One window of Nocardia sp. NBC_00508 genomic DNA carries:
- a CDS encoding Rv2629 family ribosome hibernation factor, with protein MADLRRIIEKHGPFASVCFDSSHDTEDAARQLQLHWHSIDAELESSGARPRMRRLLAQEIERHPPARGRCGRLLIADETEVLADERLPSPPDVETVRVSPLPYLLPLIEVESEQIPHVVAVVDRVGSELYSLDEHGAEFDETLRGADHPVHKVRRGGWSHRTIQQRVEKTTRRNLREFAREVGRLADSVHADIVVLAGEVQARSDLRAEIGAQGRNVIEAESGTLAPNSDPTALDAEVRELLHRAAADRRRQLLDRFAAELGRPAGLAVTGLAGTSSALRAANVERMLLNRRALGDRLVLAGTTPGPLISPATSGWAGEMRRADEALPVAALATDAAITVVDDATPLRDGVGALLRHR; from the coding sequence ATGGCCGACCTTCGACGGATAATCGAAAAGCACGGCCCCTTCGCATCGGTCTGCTTCGACAGTTCACACGACACCGAAGACGCGGCGCGTCAACTCCAGCTGCACTGGCATTCGATCGATGCGGAGCTGGAAAGCAGCGGAGCGCGCCCGCGGATGCGCCGGCTGCTCGCCCAGGAGATCGAGCGGCATCCCCCGGCGCGGGGACGGTGCGGCAGACTGCTCATCGCCGATGAGACCGAGGTGCTCGCCGACGAGCGCCTGCCGAGTCCCCCGGACGTAGAGACGGTCCGGGTATCGCCACTCCCCTATCTGCTGCCGCTGATCGAGGTGGAATCCGAACAGATACCACACGTGGTCGCGGTCGTCGACCGGGTGGGTTCGGAGCTCTACTCGCTCGACGAGCACGGCGCCGAATTCGACGAGACTCTGCGGGGCGCGGATCATCCAGTGCACAAGGTCCGGCGCGGCGGCTGGTCCCATCGCACGATCCAACAGCGGGTCGAGAAGACCACCCGGCGCAATCTCCGCGAGTTCGCCCGCGAAGTGGGCCGTCTGGCCGACAGCGTGCACGCGGATATCGTCGTGCTCGCCGGAGAGGTGCAGGCCCGCTCGGACCTGCGCGCGGAAATCGGCGCGCAAGGACGGAATGTCATCGAAGCCGAATCCGGAACTCTGGCACCGAATTCGGATCCCACAGCGCTCGACGCCGAAGTGCGTGAGCTCCTGCACCGAGCAGCTGCCGACCGGCGCCGACAGCTGCTCGACCGCTTCGCCGCCGAACTCGGGCGTCCGGCCGGCTTGGCGGTGACCGGGCTCGCCGGCACCTCCAGCGCCCTTCGCGCCGCCAATGTGGAACGGATGCTGCTCAACCGCAGGGCGCTGGGCGATCGGCTGGTGCTGGCCGGGACCACCCCGGGCCCGTTGATCAGCCCCGCCACGAGCGGCTGGGCAGGCGAGATGCGCCGAGCCGACGAGGCGCTGCCGGTGGCCGCACTGGCGACCGACGCCGCGATCACCGTGGTGGACGACGCGACACCGCTGCGCGACGGCGTCGGCGCCCTGCTGCGGCACCGCTGA
- a CDS encoding PAS and ANTAR domain-containing protein, which yields MNESGDPIVDTAEGAVARVVGAGTPQTTGSFRFWFADQRWEWSDEVAAMHGYPPDSVTPTTELLLAHKHPDDREHVAEAIEKSVRNAQPFCSRHRIIDTAGAVHHVIVLGDILTDKDGTVAGSAGYYIDLTASIAEERQDLLDDTLPRLVESRALIEQAKGVLMRVYRINADQAFHVLQWRSQETNVKLRDLAAELIAEIDRLPPVPPQVQTAFDHLLLTIHERVSKS from the coding sequence ATGAACGAATCGGGCGACCCGATCGTGGACACCGCCGAAGGGGCGGTAGCCCGCGTGGTCGGGGCGGGTACGCCCCAGACTACGGGCAGCTTCCGGTTCTGGTTCGCCGATCAGCGGTGGGAATGGTCGGACGAAGTCGCCGCGATGCACGGCTACCCGCCGGACTCGGTGACGCCGACGACGGAGTTGTTGCTCGCGCACAAGCATCCCGACGATCGGGAACATGTCGCCGAGGCGATCGAGAAGTCGGTCCGCAACGCCCAACCGTTCTGCAGCCGCCACCGCATCATCGATACCGCCGGGGCGGTGCACCACGTCATCGTGCTGGGCGACATCCTGACCGACAAGGACGGCACCGTCGCCGGCAGCGCGGGTTACTACATCGATCTGACCGCCAGCATCGCCGAGGAACGGCAGGACCTGCTCGATGACACGCTGCCGCGACTGGTCGAGTCGCGTGCGCTGATCGAACAAGCCAAGGGCGTGCTGATGCGCGTCTACCGGATCAATGCCGACCAGGCCTTTCACGTTCTGCAATGGCGCTCGCAGGAAACCAACGTCAAGCTTCGTGACCTGGCCGCCGAGCTCATCGCCGAAATCGACCGCCTGCCCCCGGTTCCGCCGCAGGTGCAGACCGCCTTCGACCACCTGCTGCTGACCATCCACGAGCGCGTTTCCAAGTCGTGA
- a CDS encoding S1 RNA-binding domain-containing protein, with translation MSPSETAPQGWPEFIAAHARGGVLEATVVQIVPFGAFLEVAPGVHGLLHKTEWSAEPQVGAALTVRILDIDTVRHRVALAQAE, from the coding sequence ATGTCCCCTTCGGAAACAGCGCCGCAGGGGTGGCCGGAGTTTATCGCCGCCCACGCCCGGGGCGGAGTGCTCGAGGCGACCGTTGTCCAGATCGTGCCGTTCGGCGCCTTCCTGGAGGTCGCTCCCGGCGTCCACGGTTTGCTGCACAAGACGGAATGGTCCGCCGAACCGCAGGTCGGCGCGGCGCTGACGGTGCGCATCCTCGATATCGACACCGTGCGGCATCGAGTGGCCTTGGCGCAGGCTGAATAA
- a CDS encoding DUF2231 domain-containing protein → MGITETVLAAPPVTPQGTVPPSSEVVVTSDPQQAKRPVSALLAGPYGHPFHPILVTVPIGAWVASLVFDIGSRVVDDPDFLAEGALWLIAIGVLGALAAAAIGFLDLLAIPSGTPAFRTGLLHMSLNLAVTVAFAVGFLWRRAGEGPHGPVAFGPLLLSAVGLAVLGVSGYLGGKLAYRYGVRVADEASQAAGFQR, encoded by the coding sequence ATGGGTATTACCGAGACGGTGCTCGCCGCGCCCCCGGTGACACCGCAAGGCACCGTTCCGCCCAGTTCGGAGGTTGTCGTGACCAGCGATCCACAACAGGCGAAGCGCCCTGTGAGCGCGCTGCTGGCGGGTCCGTACGGACACCCGTTCCACCCGATTCTGGTGACCGTGCCGATCGGTGCCTGGGTGGCCAGCCTGGTGTTCGATATCGGCTCACGGGTCGTGGACGATCCGGACTTTCTCGCCGAAGGCGCGCTGTGGCTGATCGCGATCGGCGTGCTGGGCGCCCTGGCCGCGGCCGCGATCGGGTTCCTGGATCTGCTGGCGATCCCGAGCGGCACACCGGCGTTCCGGACAGGTTTGCTGCATATGAGCCTGAACCTTGCCGTTACCGTCGCCTTCGCGGTCGGCTTCCTGTGGCGACGTGCGGGCGAGGGGCCGCACGGTCCGGTCGCCTTCGGCCCGCTGCTGCTGTCCGCGGTGGGTCTCGCCGTGCTGGGGGTATCGGGCTACCTCGGTGGAAAGCTCGCCTATCGCTATGGCGTCCGAGTGGCCGACGAGGCCAGCCAGGCCGCCGGCTTCCAGCGCTGA